From Chryseobacterium sp. H1D6B, a single genomic window includes:
- a CDS encoding MATE family efflux transporter has protein sequence MTTDRKTFILKGDLKKVMWETSWPAVAAIVLYGVNNFLDAMFVGYLINTQALAAVGMAYPLSQIVLGFGRLVGTGAGAAVSIWIGEGREDKLYNLFSSFNFLCIFFSLICTIPAYLYAHELMAMMGAKGALQTIAVEYFRVTLIGTVFWIYGLALNMLVRSEGKMKTAAKMIAVGLVIDIILKPIFISAFGMGVSGAAWATNCGMIIYSLLGFYYYAKGKSSFKTNWKSVSYDSSIGKRILKLGLPEMILSVMGVVQSIIIFNAIAAYGTERDISFFTVLNRFFLFLLTPLFGLMRGLQPVVGINFGAGQYQRARKFLKTYILAGIAVLFPFFFIALFFPEQLIGLMLPGYKVSAGQILDFRLFFSVLPLLPITVLALSYYPAVNDSKKASFLVLLRQIVLYIPLMLILPYYFGIKSIYWGSALIEITVGIVTLLFLKNYQSKKMTTV, from the coding sequence ATGACAACAGACCGAAAAACATTCATTCTTAAAGGAGACTTAAAAAAGGTCATGTGGGAAACTTCATGGCCTGCTGTTGCCGCTATTGTTTTATATGGAGTCAACAACTTTCTGGATGCAATGTTTGTGGGATACCTGATCAACACGCAGGCACTGGCTGCGGTAGGAATGGCTTATCCTCTGTCACAGATCGTTTTAGGATTTGGAAGACTTGTGGGAACGGGTGCCGGAGCAGCGGTAAGCATCTGGATCGGAGAAGGCCGGGAAGATAAACTATACAATCTTTTTAGCAGTTTTAATTTCCTGTGTATCTTTTTCTCCCTCATTTGTACAATTCCGGCTTACCTCTATGCCCATGAGCTTATGGCCATGATGGGAGCAAAAGGAGCTTTACAAACCATTGCGGTTGAGTATTTCAGGGTGACGCTTATCGGGACTGTTTTCTGGATATATGGGTTAGCCTTAAATATGCTGGTAAGAAGTGAAGGGAAAATGAAAACCGCAGCGAAAATGATTGCTGTAGGACTTGTTATAGACATTATTTTAAAGCCGATATTCATTTCTGCTTTTGGAATGGGAGTTTCGGGTGCTGCATGGGCGACGAACTGCGGAATGATCATTTATTCCCTTCTCGGATTCTATTATTATGCAAAAGGAAAGAGTTCTTTTAAGACCAATTGGAAATCAGTTTCATATGACTCATCTATTGGAAAACGGATATTAAAATTAGGACTTCCTGAGATGATATTGTCTGTAATGGGCGTTGTACAGAGTATTATTATATTCAATGCCATTGCGGCTTACGGAACAGAGAGGGATATTTCATTCTTCACAGTATTGAACCGGTTCTTTTTATTTTTACTCACTCCGTTATTTGGACTGATGAGAGGATTACAGCCGGTAGTCGGGATCAATTTTGGTGCGGGACAGTACCAAAGAGCCCGGAAGTTTCTAAAAACGTATATTTTGGCAGGTATTGCTGTGCTTTTTCCTTTCTTTTTTATCGCTTTGTTTTTTCCAGAGCAGCTGATAGGATTAATGCTTCCCGGATATAAAGTAAGTGCAGGCCAGATCCTCGATTTCAGATTGTTTTTCTCAGTGCTTCCTTTACTTCCGATAACGGTTCTGGCATTATCTTATTATCCGGCGGTGAACGACAGTAAAAAAGCCAGTTTTCTGGTTTTGCTGCGCCAGATCGTTTTATATATTCCGCTTATGCTGATACTCCCCTATTATTTTGGAATTAAAAGTATCTACTGGGGAAGTGCTTTGATTGAGATCACCGTAGGAATAGTTACTTTACTATTTTTAAAAAATTACCAGTCAAAAAAAATGACAACAGTTTAA
- a CDS encoding aldo/keto reductase — MKTRILGNSGLEVSELGLGCMGLSFGYGPAADKKEAVKLLHTAFDSGVIFFDTAEAYGPYTNEELLGEALEPFRKEVVIATKFGFKDGRPDLGMDSRPENIISFVEASLRRLKTDVIDLLYQHRVDPDVPVEEAAGTVKDLIRQGKVKHFGLSEAGAETIRRAHAVQPVTALQSEYSLWWREPEADILPVLEELGIGFVPFSPLGKGFLTGAINENTQFDATDFRNIVPRFSEDNRKANHRLVEVLQKIASEKEASPAQIALAWLLAQKPWIAPIPGTTKIHRLQENIGAVSIELNAEELKNIEVEASKITITGARYPEHLQKRVGK; from the coding sequence ATGAAAACAAGAATATTAGGAAACAGCGGATTAGAAGTATCCGAATTGGGATTAGGGTGTATGGGATTGAGCTTTGGATACGGCCCTGCGGCGGATAAGAAAGAAGCTGTAAAATTATTGCATACAGCTTTTGATTCAGGGGTTATTTTTTTTGATACTGCTGAAGCATACGGACCGTACACGAATGAAGAATTATTAGGTGAAGCATTAGAACCATTTAGAAAAGAAGTGGTAATCGCTACTAAATTTGGTTTTAAAGACGGCAGGCCGGATCTGGGAATGGACAGCCGTCCGGAAAATATAATCTCATTTGTAGAAGCCTCATTAAGAAGATTAAAAACAGATGTTATCGATCTGCTTTACCAGCATAGAGTAGACCCTGATGTTCCTGTTGAAGAGGCTGCGGGGACGGTAAAAGACCTCATCAGACAGGGTAAAGTGAAACATTTCGGATTATCTGAAGCAGGAGCAGAAACCATCCGCAGAGCACATGCTGTACAGCCCGTAACGGCTCTTCAAAGTGAATATTCATTATGGTGGCGTGAACCTGAAGCGGATATCTTACCCGTTTTAGAAGAACTGGGAATCGGCTTTGTACCGTTCAGTCCGCTGGGTAAAGGTTTCTTAACAGGAGCGATTAATGAAAATACGCAGTTTGACGCAACAGATTTCAGAAATATTGTCCCCCGTTTTTCAGAGGACAACAGAAAGGCCAATCATAGACTCGTAGAAGTACTTCAAAAAATTGCATCAGAAAAAGAAGCTTCTCCGGCACAGATCGCGCTGGCCTGGCTGCTGGCACAAAAACCATGGATCGCCCCTATTCCGGGAACTACTAAAATTCACCGTCTGCAGGAAAATATAGGTGCAGTATCTATAGAACTTAATGCTGAAGAACTTAAGAATATTGAAGTGGAAGCATCAAAAATTACCATAACAGGAGCCAGATACCCTGAACATTTACAAAAAAGAGTCGGAAAATAA
- a CDS encoding response regulator transcription factor: MEKIVKLDTVDTYNKIRGIETLNPLITIVDLSKAEPMPVKTFNFGLYAVYLKELKCGDLKYGRSNYDYQKGTLIFIAPGQVLGVQPRVNAGEPKGWALLFHPDLIKGTLLGKHIQEYSFFSYDSHEALHLSEKERQIVLDCFDKIQDELKGAIDKHSKTLIASNIELFLNYCTRFYDRQFITRDNANKGILERFESILNEYFSSEKPQTIGLPSVAWCAEELHLSANYFGDLIKKETGVSAQEYIQSKVIDRAKDKIFDADKSIGEIAYDLGFKYPQHFTRLFKQKVGISPNEYRNLN, encoded by the coding sequence ATGGAAAAGATCGTAAAACTGGATACTGTAGATACTTATAATAAAATACGGGGTATAGAAACACTTAATCCGCTAATCACCATAGTGGATCTGTCTAAGGCTGAGCCAATGCCTGTTAAAACTTTTAACTTTGGGCTGTATGCTGTCTATTTAAAAGAACTGAAATGCGGTGATTTAAAATATGGACGCAGCAATTATGATTATCAGAAAGGAACATTGATTTTCATTGCTCCCGGACAGGTATTGGGTGTGCAGCCCCGTGTAAATGCCGGTGAACCTAAGGGATGGGCGCTTCTTTTCCATCCTGATCTTATAAAAGGAACTTTATTGGGAAAACACATTCAGGAGTATTCTTTTTTCTCATATGACTCCCATGAGGCCCTTCATCTTTCAGAAAAAGAAAGACAGATCGTACTGGACTGTTTTGATAAAATTCAGGACGAATTGAAAGGAGCTATAGATAAACACAGTAAAACATTGATAGCCTCTAACATAGAATTGTTTCTCAACTACTGCACCCGTTTTTATGACCGTCAGTTTATTACCAGAGACAACGCGAATAAGGGGATTCTGGAACGATTTGAAAGTATATTGAATGAATATTTTTCGTCTGAAAAGCCTCAGACCATAGGACTGCCGTCTGTTGCTTGGTGTGCAGAAGAGCTTCATTTATCAGCAAATTATTTTGGAGATCTGATCAAAAAAGAAACGGGAGTATCTGCACAGGAATACATACAGTCTAAAGTCATCGATAGAGCTAAAGATAAAATTTTTGATGCAGATAAATCCATTGGTGAAATTGCTTACGATCTTGGGTTCAAATACCCGCAGCATTTTACCCGTCTGTTTAAGCAGAAAGTAGGAATATCACCGAATGAGTACAGGAATTTGAATTGA
- a CDS encoding SidA/IucD/PvdA family monooxygenase, which produces MEHKQIYTVIGVGIGPFNLGLAALLEPVESITSLFLDQADGFDWHPGLMLDNATLQVPFMADLVTMADPASKYSFLNFLKETDRLYKFYIREDFYILRKEYNLYCQWASNKLPNCSFGKKVESIRYNEAEELYTIEVLDLKNNDVKRYYSEKIVLGTGTQPSLPAFMKDKNLPNVIHTSEYLHRKQDILNAGSVSIIGSGQSAAEIFQDLLPETKENLSMSWFTRPDRFFPMEYSKLTLELTSPEYVDHFYNMPSSQRQTLLGKQPPLYKGINFDLINDIFDTLYEMSVGNVPLNVQLRPSSQLDAVSPEGNSYVLNFTHVQDDLTFTHISDYIILATGYKYKEPQFLKGIESLIQRTEEGLFEVSRRYTIDVAESIFVQNAELHTHGFVTPDLGMGAYRNAIIINSIAGKEIYAVEKRIAFQQFTTQYDNRPKNIHS; this is translated from the coding sequence TTGGAACACAAACAAATATATACAGTTATCGGGGTCGGCATCGGCCCCTTTAACCTTGGATTGGCGGCGCTTTTAGAGCCAGTGGAATCTATAACATCACTTTTTCTGGATCAGGCAGACGGTTTCGACTGGCATCCTGGTTTAATGCTTGATAATGCAACCCTGCAGGTACCTTTTATGGCAGATCTTGTGACGATGGCGGATCCGGCAAGTAAATACAGCTTCCTGAATTTCCTGAAAGAAACAGACCGTCTTTACAAGTTCTACATCAGGGAAGATTTTTATATCCTGAGAAAAGAATATAATCTGTACTGCCAGTGGGCATCGAATAAACTGCCGAACTGTTCTTTTGGAAAAAAAGTGGAAAGCATCCGTTATAATGAAGCCGAAGAATTGTACACGATTGAGGTGCTGGATCTAAAAAACAATGATGTTAAAAGATATTATTCTGAAAAAATAGTATTGGGAACGGGAACCCAGCCGAGCCTTCCGGCATTTATGAAGGATAAAAATCTTCCCAATGTGATCCACACTTCAGAATACCTTCACCGTAAACAGGATATTTTGAATGCAGGTTCAGTTTCAATTATCGGTTCGGGGCAGAGCGCCGCAGAAATATTCCAGGATCTTCTGCCTGAAACTAAAGAAAATCTTTCTATGAGCTGGTTCACAAGACCAGACCGTTTCTTTCCGATGGAATATTCAAAGCTGACTTTGGAATTAACTTCTCCTGAGTATGTAGATCATTTTTATAATATGCCTTCTTCACAGCGCCAAACACTTTTAGGAAAGCAGCCGCCGCTTTATAAAGGAATCAATTTTGACCTGATCAATGATATCTTTGATACGCTTTATGAAATGAGTGTAGGAAATGTACCTTTAAATGTACAGCTGAGACCGAGCAGCCAATTAGATGCTGTCTCTCCAGAAGGGAATTCTTATGTTTTGAATTTCACCCACGTTCAGGATGATCTTACATTTACTCATATTTCAGATTATATTATTCTGGCAACGGGATATAAATACAAAGAACCTCAGTTTTTAAAAGGAATTGAAAGTTTAATCCAAAGAACAGAAGAAGGTTTGTTTGAAGTGAGCCGCCGCTATACGATTGATGTAGCTGAAAGTATTTTTGTACAGAATGCAGAACTTCATACCCATGGTTTTGTAACTCCGGATCTTGGAATGGGCGCTTACCGTAACGCGATTATTATTAATTCGATTGCAGGAAAGGAGATTTACGCTGTAGAAAAACGTATTGCCTTCCAACAATTTACTACACAATATGACAACAGACCGAAAAACATTCATTCTTAA
- a CDS encoding NAD(P)H-binding protein: MKKVLIIGATGSLAEYVIEALKDLENTELTLFVRNKNKLSKEVSDQYIVTEGDAVNYDDVKNAVKGQDIVYINLAGNLEIMAENIVKAMNEERVRRVIAVSSIGIYDTPLKSILIPYRKLADVIENSGLEYTILRPDWFTSTDEINYTLTQKNESETGSAISRKSIAAFVAELIKNPELHKNENLGISRPD; the protein is encoded by the coding sequence ATGAAGAAAGTACTTATTATAGGAGCCACAGGAAGCCTTGCGGAATATGTGATTGAAGCTCTGAAAGATTTAGAAAACACGGAACTCACGCTGTTTGTAAGAAATAAAAACAAGCTTTCAAAAGAAGTATCCGATCAATATATTGTGACTGAAGGGGATGCTGTGAATTATGATGATGTAAAAAATGCTGTAAAAGGACAGGATATTGTGTACATTAATCTCGCAGGAAATTTAGAAATAATGGCTGAAAACATTGTAAAGGCAATGAATGAGGAACGGGTAAGAAGAGTGATTGCCGTCAGCTCAATCGGAATTTATGATACACCCTTAAAATCTATTTTAATTCCTTACAGAAAACTCGCTGACGTGATAGAAAATTCGGGACTGGAATATACGATCCTCCGCCCGGACTGGTTCACCAGCACTGATGAAATTAATTATACGCTGACACAGAAAAATGAATCGGAAACAGGTTCGGCGATTTCAAGAAAAAGTATTGCAGCATTTGTGGCGGAACTTATTAAAAATCCAGAACTTCATAAAAATGAAAATCTGGGAATAAGCAGACCGGATTAA